Proteins from a single region of Streptomyces sp. HUAS 15-9:
- a CDS encoding sensor histidine kinase, giving the protein MTRWSAARGVDVWDRAIGLWDAYFAVAWAATLAFVLAAAHPGWTVRAVAAALLVPLVPWYAAVGRPLLLAEEMVERRMLRYLSGAIALFLPSAVLVGETRLMAFALVPQCFMALRMRAALAAVTVINLVPVAGWALVWRPEATDLFANALFAVVTLVFSVAVGSWIIRIIEQSGERAELIAELDTSRHEISRLSAAHGALAERERMAREIHDTLAQGFTSLLMLVQAVEAELEDDLPQARRHLALMDETARQNLAEARALVAGGTPADLDGASLPDALGRLAARHGATLEVTGPVRALPAAPEVVTLRSCQEALANARKHAGSSAMVGIRLSYADDTVTVSVRDGGCGFDPGTVSGGYGLAGLRARVAEVGGTASVCSTPGDGTTVTVRLPVPATVRSETP; this is encoded by the coding sequence ATGACCCGCTGGAGCGCGGCGCGCGGCGTGGACGTCTGGGACCGCGCGATCGGGCTCTGGGACGCGTACTTCGCGGTCGCCTGGGCGGCCACTCTGGCCTTCGTCCTCGCGGCGGCGCATCCGGGGTGGACCGTCCGGGCCGTCGCCGCCGCGCTGCTCGTACCGCTGGTGCCCTGGTACGCCGCGGTGGGCCGTCCCCTGCTCCTGGCGGAGGAGATGGTCGAGCGGCGGATGCTGCGCTATCTCTCGGGGGCGATCGCCCTGTTCCTGCCGTCGGCGGTCCTGGTCGGCGAGACGCGGCTGATGGCGTTCGCCCTCGTCCCCCAGTGCTTCATGGCGCTGCGCATGCGCGCGGCCCTGGCCGCGGTGACCGTGATCAACCTGGTGCCGGTGGCGGGTTGGGCGCTGGTGTGGCGGCCCGAGGCCACGGATCTGTTCGCCAACGCGCTGTTCGCCGTGGTCACGCTCGTGTTCTCGGTGGCCGTCGGCAGCTGGATCATCCGGATCATCGAGCAGAGCGGGGAACGGGCCGAGCTGATCGCGGAACTGGACACGAGCCGGCACGAGATCTCCCGGCTGTCGGCCGCGCACGGCGCACTCGCAGAACGCGAGCGCATGGCCCGTGAGATACACGACACCCTCGCTCAGGGCTTCACCAGTCTGCTGATGCTGGTCCAGGCGGTCGAGGCCGAGTTGGAGGACGATCTCCCGCAGGCCCGCCGCCATCTGGCGCTGATGGACGAGACGGCCCGCCAGAACCTCGCCGAGGCCCGCGCCCTGGTGGCCGGCGGCACACCCGCCGACCTCGACGGCGCCTCCCTCCCCGACGCGCTGGGCAGACTGGCCGCACGGCACGGGGCGACGCTGGAGGTGACCGGCCCGGTGCGGGCGCTGCCGGCCGCCCCGGAGGTGGTGACCCTGCGCTCCTGCCAGGAGGCGCTGGCGAACGCCCGCAAGCACGCGGGGAGTTCGGCGATGGTCGGCATCCGGCTGTCGTACGCCGACGACACGGTGACCGTCTCCGTGCGCGACGGCGGCTGCGGCTTCGACCCGGGCACGGTGTCCGGCGGCTACGGTCTGGCGGGGCTGCGCGCCCGGGTCGCCGAGGTGGGCGGGACGGCCTCGGTGTGCAGCACACCCGGCGACGGTACGACCGTGACCGTACGACTGCCCGTCCCCGCCACCGTGAGGAGTGAGACCCCGTGA
- a CDS encoding response regulator, with translation MIRIVLADDHPVVREGLRAMLSAEPDLEVVADAASGPQAEALAVELRPDIVLMDLRMPGGDGVDSIVRMSEAGLPCRVIVLTTYETDRDILRAVEAGAAGYLLKDLPRGQLADSVRAAARGETVLAPSVAARLMDQLRARPERPRLSERERAVLRLVAEGCTNAEIGRRLFIGESTVKTHLLRIFGKLGVDDRTAAVTCAMRYGLLDQ, from the coding sequence GTGATCCGCATCGTCCTGGCCGACGACCATCCCGTCGTCCGGGAAGGACTGCGCGCCATGCTGAGCGCCGAGCCGGACCTGGAGGTGGTGGCCGACGCGGCCAGCGGCCCGCAGGCCGAGGCGCTGGCGGTCGAACTCCGGCCCGACATCGTGCTGATGGACCTGCGGATGCCGGGCGGTGACGGCGTCGACTCCATCGTGCGGATGAGCGAGGCCGGGCTGCCGTGCCGGGTGATCGTGCTCACCACGTACGAGACCGACCGCGACATCCTGCGGGCCGTGGAGGCGGGGGCGGCGGGCTATCTGCTGAAGGACCTGCCCCGCGGCCAACTCGCCGACTCGGTACGAGCCGCGGCCCGCGGCGAGACCGTCCTGGCACCGTCGGTGGCGGCCCGTCTGATGGACCAGCTCCGCGCCAGGCCGGAACGACCGCGGCTGTCGGAACGGGAGAGGGCGGTGCTGCGGCTGGTCGCGGAAGGCTGCACGAACGCGGAGATCGGGAGACGTCTGTTCATCGGGGAGTCGACGGTGAAGACGCATCTGCTGCGCATCTTCGGCAAGTTGGGTGTGGACGACCGGACGGCGGCGGTCACCTGCGCGATGCGGTACGGGTTGCTCGACCAGTGA
- the hisS gene encoding histidine--tRNA ligase — translation MSTFKAPKGTYDLIPPDSAKYLAVREAIAAPLRNSGYGYIETPGFESVELFARGVGESTDIVTKEMYAFETKGGDRLALRPEGTASVLRAALEANLHKAGNLPVKLWYSGSYYRYERPQKGRYRHFSQVGAEAIGAEDPALDAELIILADQAYRSLGLRNFRILLNSLGDKECRPVYRAALVDFLRGLDLDEDTRRRVDINPLRVLDDKRESVQKQLGDAPLLRDYLCDGCKAYHEEVRELITAAGVSFEDDPKLVRGLDYYTRTTFEFVHDGLGSQSAVGGGGRYDGLSEMIGGPALPSVGWALGVDRTVLALEAEGIELDLPSSTSVFAVPLSEDARRLLFAKVTELRRLGVAADFSYGVKGLKSAMKSANRSGARYALIAGERDLTEGVVQLKDMESGEQTAVGVNEIVAELESRLG, via the coding sequence GTGAGCACCTTCAAGGCCCCCAAGGGCACGTACGACCTGATCCCGCCGGATTCCGCCAAGTATCTCGCCGTCCGCGAGGCGATCGCCGCGCCCCTGCGCAACTCCGGCTACGGCTACATCGAGACGCCCGGCTTCGAGAGCGTGGAGCTGTTCGCGCGCGGTGTCGGCGAGTCGACCGACATCGTGACGAAGGAGATGTACGCCTTCGAGACCAAGGGCGGCGACCGGCTCGCCCTGCGCCCCGAGGGCACGGCCTCCGTGCTGCGCGCGGCGCTGGAGGCCAACCTGCACAAGGCGGGCAACCTCCCGGTCAAGCTCTGGTACTCGGGCTCGTACTACCGCTACGAGCGCCCCCAGAAGGGCCGCTACAGGCACTTCTCCCAGGTCGGCGCCGAGGCGATCGGCGCGGAGGACCCGGCGCTGGACGCCGAGCTGATCATCCTGGCCGACCAGGCGTACCGCTCGCTGGGCCTGCGGAACTTCCGCATCCTGCTGAACAGCCTGGGCGACAAGGAGTGCCGGCCGGTGTACCGGGCCGCGCTGGTGGACTTCCTGCGGGGCCTGGACCTGGACGAGGACACGCGCCGCCGTGTCGACATCAACCCGCTGCGGGTGCTCGACGACAAGCGTGAGTCGGTCCAGAAGCAGCTGGGTGACGCGCCGCTGCTGCGGGACTACCTCTGTGACGGCTGCAAGGCCTACCACGAGGAGGTCCGTGAGCTGATCACGGCGGCGGGCGTGTCCTTCGAGGACGACCCGAAGCTGGTGCGCGGCCTGGACTACTACACCCGTACGACCTTCGAGTTCGTCCACGACGGTCTGGGCTCCCAGTCCGCGGTGGGCGGCGGCGGCCGTTACGACGGCCTGTCGGAGATGATCGGCGGCCCGGCGCTTCCCTCCGTGGGCTGGGCGCTGGGCGTCGACCGCACGGTCCTGGCCCTGGAGGCGGAGGGCATCGAGCTCGACCTCCCGTCCTCGACCTCGGTCTTCGCGGTCCCGCTGAGCGAGGACGCCCGCCGGCTGCTGTTCGCGAAGGTCACGGAGCTGCGCAGGCTCGGTGTCGCGGCCGACTTCTCCTACGGCGTGAAGGGGCTCAAGAGCGCGATGAAGAGCGCCAACCGCAGTGGGGCCCGCTACGCGCTCATCGCCGGCGAACGCGACCTCACCGAGGGCGTCGTCCAGCTCAAGGACATGGAGTCCGGCGAGCAGACGGCGGTCGGCGTGAACGAGATCGTGGCGGAGCTGGAGTCGAGACTGGGCTAG
- a CDS encoding MBL fold metallo-hydrolase, translated as MLIAGFPAGAWGTNCYLVAPAAGEECVIIDPGHQAAQGVEEALKKHRLKPVAVVLTHGHIDHVASVVPVCGAHDVPAWIHPEDRYMMSDPGKALGRSIGMPLIGELTVGEPDDVKELTDGARLELAGLELSVAHAPGHTKGSVTFQMPETADIPSVFFSGDLLFAGSIGRTDLPGGDMAEMLDSLARVCLPLDDSTVVLSGHGPQTTIGQERATNPYLRQVAAGLGANVDAPRRGM; from the coding sequence GTGCTCATTGCCGGGTTCCCCGCCGGGGCCTGGGGGACGAACTGTTATCTCGTCGCCCCCGCCGCCGGTGAGGAGTGCGTGATCATCGACCCGGGCCACCAGGCCGCCCAAGGAGTCGAGGAAGCGCTCAAGAAGCATCGGCTCAAGCCCGTCGCCGTCGTCCTCACCCATGGCCACATCGACCACGTGGCCTCGGTCGTCCCGGTGTGCGGCGCGCACGACGTACCCGCGTGGATCCACCCCGAGGACCGGTACATGATGAGCGACCCCGGAAAGGCGCTCGGCCGTTCCATCGGCATGCCGCTCATCGGCGAGCTGACCGTGGGGGAGCCCGACGACGTCAAGGAGCTGACCGACGGCGCCCGGCTGGAGCTGGCGGGTCTGGAACTCTCCGTCGCGCACGCGCCCGGCCATACCAAGGGGTCGGTGACCTTCCAGATGCCCGAGACCGCGGACATCCCGTCGGTCTTCTTCTCGGGTGATCTGCTCTTCGCCGGCTCCATCGGACGCACCGACCTGCCCGGCGGTGACATGGCCGAGATGCTCGACTCGCTGGCCCGCGTGTGCCTGCCGCTCGACGACTCGACCGTGGTGCTGTCCGGCCACGGCCCCCAGACGACCATCGGCCAGGAGCGCGCCACCAACCCGTATCTGCGGCAGGTGGCCGCCGGCCTGGGAGCGAATGTCGACGCTCCCCGACGAGGAATGTGA
- a CDS encoding peptidylprolyl isomerase, protein MVSQEQRKRQLAREKFLRQQQRRTSARRKARMRNSVIASVLGVIVIGSVALYTTGVLKKDDDKTNASADVTPSASAPSKAPDPCEKAAAGSVKKLSWKKEPAVTIDKSAKYTMKLATTCGDIDVALKTSAAPHTVNSFNFLAGQGYFDHTKCHRLTTNGIYVLQCGDPTGTGSGGPGYTIPDENLKDSSLKANVYPAGTVAMANTGQKHTGGSQFFLVYADSQLPPNYAPFGTVDAAGLKVLKKIATAGENTGAGDGAPNATVVINKATVTKS, encoded by the coding sequence GTGGTCAGCCAGGAACAGCGGAAGCGTCAGCTCGCCCGGGAGAAGTTCTTGCGGCAGCAGCAGCGGCGCACGAGCGCGCGGCGCAAGGCACGCATGCGCAACTCCGTGATCGCGTCGGTGCTCGGCGTGATCGTCATCGGCAGTGTCGCCCTGTACACGACCGGGGTACTCAAGAAGGACGACGACAAGACCAACGCGAGCGCGGACGTCACGCCCAGCGCCTCGGCCCCCAGCAAGGCGCCGGACCCGTGCGAGAAGGCCGCCGCGGGCTCCGTGAAGAAGCTCAGCTGGAAGAAGGAGCCGGCGGTCACGATCGACAAGTCGGCCAAGTACACGATGAAGCTGGCGACGACGTGCGGTGACATCGACGTCGCGCTGAAGACGTCCGCGGCGCCGCACACCGTGAACTCGTTCAACTTCCTCGCCGGCCAGGGCTACTTCGACCACACCAAGTGCCACCGGCTCACCACCAACGGCATCTACGTGCTCCAGTGCGGCGACCCGACGGGCACCGGCAGCGGCGGTCCCGGCTACACGATCCCGGACGAGAACCTCAAGGACAGCAGCCTGAAGGCCAACGTCTACCCGGCGGGCACGGTCGCGATGGCGAACACCGGCCAGAAGCACACCGGCGGCAGCCAGTTCTTCCTGGTGTACGCGGACTCCCAGTTGCCGCCCAACTACGCACCGTTCGGTACTGTCGACGCGGCGGGCCTGAAGGTGCTGAAGAAGATCGCCACCGCGGGCGAGAACACGGGCGCCGGTGACGGGGCTCCGAACGCGACGGTCGTCATCAACAAGGCGACGGTCACAAAATCCTGA
- a CDS encoding DUF349 domain-containing protein: MSSDPWGRVDETGTVYVRTADGEQVVGSWQAGSPEEALAYFERKYEGLVVEIGLLEKRVQTTDLSAKDAQTAVDHLREQVEAHHAVGDLDALRARLDKLVATVEARREERKQQRAKQSDEARHAKEDLVTEAEQLAQSDQWRAAGERLRALVDTWKGLPRLDRKSDDELWHRFSHARSAFSKRRKAHFAQLDAQREDARKAKERLVAEAEALSDSTDWGPTAARYRELMSEWKAAGRAQREHEDDLWNRFRGAQDVFFAARSSVFAERDAEQSENLKLKEELAEEAEKLLPITDLKAARAAFRSINERWEAIGHVPRDARPKIEGRMHTVDRAIQEAEEAEWRRTNPEARARAEGLTGQLQAAVDKLRGQIEQARAQGNTSKADKLEKELEGRQALLDQALKGLQEFGG, translated from the coding sequence GTGAGCAGCGACCCGTGGGGCCGCGTCGACGAGACGGGGACCGTGTACGTGCGTACGGCCGACGGCGAGCAGGTCGTCGGCTCCTGGCAGGCCGGCTCCCCCGAGGAGGCGCTGGCCTACTTCGAGCGCAAGTACGAGGGCCTGGTTGTCGAGATCGGCCTCCTCGAAAAGCGAGTGCAGACCACCGACCTGTCGGCGAAGGACGCCCAGACCGCCGTCGACCATCTGCGGGAGCAGGTCGAGGCGCACCACGCGGTGGGCGACCTGGACGCGCTGCGGGCCCGGCTGGACAAGCTGGTGGCGACCGTCGAGGCGCGCCGCGAGGAGCGCAAGCAGCAGCGGGCCAAGCAGTCCGACGAGGCGCGGCACGCCAAGGAGGACCTGGTCACCGAGGCCGAGCAGCTGGCGCAGTCCGACCAGTGGCGGGCGGCCGGCGAACGGCTGCGCGCGCTGGTGGACACCTGGAAGGGGCTGCCGCGGCTGGACCGCAAGTCCGACGACGAGCTGTGGCACCGCTTCTCGCACGCCCGCTCGGCGTTCTCCAAGCGCCGCAAGGCCCACTTCGCGCAGCTCGACGCGCAGCGCGAGGACGCCCGCAAGGCCAAGGAGAGGCTGGTCGCCGAGGCCGAGGCGCTGTCCGACTCCACGGACTGGGGTCCGACGGCCGCCCGCTACCGCGAGCTGATGTCGGAATGGAAGGCCGCGGGCCGCGCCCAGCGCGAGCACGAGGACGATCTGTGGAACCGCTTCCGCGGCGCCCAGGACGTCTTCTTCGCCGCCCGCAGCTCGGTCTTCGCCGAGCGGGACGCGGAGCAGTCGGAGAACCTGAAGCTGAAGGAGGAGCTGGCCGAGGAGGCCGAGAAGCTCCTTCCGATCACGGACCTGAAGGCCGCGCGGGCCGCCTTCCGCTCGATCAACGAGCGGTGGGAGGCCATCGGTCATGTGCCGCGGGACGCGCGCCCGAAGATCGAGGGCCGGATGCACACGGTCGACCGGGCCATCCAGGAGGCCGAGGAGGCCGAGTGGCGCCGGACCAACCCGGAGGCACGCGCGCGTGCCGAGGGTCTGACCGGTCAGCTGCAGGCCGCCGTGGACAAGCTGAGGGGCCAGATCGAGCAGGCGCGCGCCCAGGGCAACACGTCCAAGGCCGACAAGCTCGAGAAGGAGCTGGAGGGCCGCCAGGCGCTCCTGGACCAGGCTCTGAAGGGTCTGCAGGAGTTCGGCGGCTGA
- a CDS encoding RelA/SpoT family protein, whose translation MPDEAQHLTAAKPESASAPVAKPATHAKNDTRGAVEHAQSAPVEKPAATSRPKPTPPERSAQPPVVRPSAGQPARSGSSNRVRARLARLGVQRANPYNPVLEPLLRIVRSNDPKIENATLRQIESAYQVAERWHRGQKRKSGDPYITHPLAVTTILAELGMDPATLMAGLLHDTVEDTEYGLDQLRRDFGDTVALLVDGVTKLDKVKFGEAAQAETVRKMVVAMAKDPRVLVIKLADRLHNMRTMRYLKREKQEKKARETLEIYAPLAHRLGMNTIKWELEDLAFAILYPKMYDEIVRLVAERAPKRDEYLAIVTDEVQADLRAARIKATVTGRPKHYYSVYQKMIVRGRDFAEIYDLVGIRVLVDTVRDCYAALGTVHARWNPVPGRFKDYIAMPKFNMYQSLHTTVIGPNGKPVELQIRTFDMHRRAEYGIAAHWKYKQEAVAGASKVRTDAPRTSGKDKDAINDMAWLRQLLDWQKETEDPSEFLESLRFDLSRNEVFVFTPKGDVIALPAGATPVDFAYAVHTEVGHRTIGARVNGRLVPLESTLDNGDLVEVFTSKAPGAGPSRDWLGFVKSPRARNKIRAWFSKERRDEAIEQGKDAIVRAMRKQNLPIQRILTGDSLVTLAHEMRYSDISALYAAIGEGHVSAQNIVQKLVQALGGEEAATEEIDEAVPPTRTRGRKRRSSADPGVVVKGVDDVWVKLARCCTPVPGDPIIGFVTRGSGVSVHRSDCVNVESLSREPERILDVEWAPTQSSVFLVAIQVEALDRSRLLSDVTRVLSDQHVNILSAAVQTSRDRVATSRFTFEMGDPKHLGHVLKAVRGVEGVYDVYRVTSARSRS comes from the coding sequence TTGCCAGACGAGGCCCAGCACCTGACCGCCGCCAAGCCCGAGTCCGCCTCGGCACCGGTGGCCAAGCCCGCGACGCACGCGAAGAACGACACCCGCGGGGCGGTCGAGCACGCCCAGTCCGCGCCCGTCGAGAAGCCTGCCGCGACCTCGCGACCCAAGCCGACCCCGCCCGAGCGCTCCGCACAGCCGCCCGTGGTCCGTCCTTCCGCAGGCCAGCCGGCCCGTTCCGGCTCCTCCAACCGCGTCCGCGCCCGCCTCGCCCGCCTCGGCGTCCAGCGCGCGAACCCGTACAACCCGGTCCTGGAGCCGCTGCTGCGGATAGTGCGCAGCAACGACCCCAAGATCGAGAACGCCACGCTCCGCCAGATCGAAAGCGCCTACCAGGTCGCCGAACGCTGGCACCGCGGCCAGAAGCGCAAGAGCGGCGACCCGTACATCACCCACCCGCTCGCGGTGACCACGATCCTCGCCGAGCTGGGCATGGACCCGGCCACCCTCATGGCGGGCCTGCTGCACGACACCGTCGAGGACACCGAGTACGGCCTCGACCAGCTCCGCCGCGACTTCGGCGACACCGTCGCCCTCCTCGTCGACGGCGTCACCAAGCTGGACAAGGTCAAGTTCGGCGAGGCCGCGCAGGCCGAGACCGTACGCAAGATGGTCGTCGCCATGGCCAAGGACCCGCGCGTCCTGGTCATCAAGCTCGCCGACCGCCTGCACAACATGCGCACCATGCGTTACCTCAAGCGCGAGAAGCAGGAGAAGAAGGCGCGCGAGACCCTGGAGATCTACGCGCCGCTCGCCCATCGCCTCGGCATGAACACCATCAAGTGGGAACTGGAGGACCTCGCTTTCGCGATCCTCTACCCCAAGATGTACGACGAGATCGTACGGCTGGTGGCCGAGAGGGCACCGAAGCGTGACGAATACCTGGCCATAGTGACCGACGAGGTCCAGGCCGACCTGCGCGCCGCCCGCATCAAGGCGACCGTCACCGGCCGCCCCAAGCACTACTACAGCGTCTACCAGAAGATGATCGTCCGCGGCCGTGACTTCGCGGAGATCTACGACCTGGTGGGCATTCGTGTACTTGTCGACACCGTCCGCGACTGCTACGCGGCCCTCGGCACCGTTCACGCGCGATGGAACCCGGTCCCGGGGCGGTTCAAGGACTACATCGCGATGCCCAAGTTCAACATGTACCAGTCGCTGCACACGACGGTGATCGGCCCCAACGGCAAGCCGGTCGAGCTCCAGATCCGTACGTTCGACATGCACCGCCGCGCCGAGTACGGCATCGCCGCGCACTGGAAGTACAAGCAGGAGGCCGTCGCCGGCGCCTCCAAGGTCCGTACGGACGCGCCCAGGACGTCCGGCAAGGACAAGGATGCCATCAACGACATGGCGTGGCTGCGGCAGTTGCTGGACTGGCAGAAGGAGACGGAGGACCCCAGCGAGTTCCTGGAGTCGCTGCGCTTCGACCTGTCCCGCAACGAGGTCTTCGTCTTCACCCCCAAGGGCGACGTCATAGCGTTGCCGGCCGGGGCCACCCCGGTCGACTTCGCCTACGCGGTCCATACCGAGGTCGGCCACCGCACCATAGGAGCACGGGTCAACGGCCGGCTCGTACCGCTCGAATCCACCCTGGACAACGGCGACTTGGTGGAGGTCTTCACCTCCAAGGCACCCGGTGCGGGCCCGTCCCGCGACTGGCTCGGCTTCGTCAAGTCCCCGCGCGCCCGCAACAAGATCCGGGCCTGGTTCTCCAAGGAACGCCGCGACGAGGCGATCGAGCAGGGCAAGGACGCCATCGTCCGCGCGATGCGCAAGCAGAACCTGCCGATCCAGCGCATCCTCACCGGCGACTCCCTCGTGACGCTCGCCCACGAGATGCGGTACTCGGACATCTCCGCGCTGTACGCGGCGATCGGCGAGGGCCATGTCTCCGCGCAGAACATCGTGCAGAAGCTCGTCCAGGCCCTCGGCGGCGAGGAGGCCGCCACCGAGGAGATCGACGAGGCCGTACCGCCCACGCGCACCCGTGGCCGCAAGCGCCGCTCCAGCGCCGACCCGGGCGTCGTGGTCAAGGGCGTCGACGACGTGTGGGTCAAGCTGGCCCGCTGCTGTACACCCGTACCCGGCGACCCGATCATCGGCTTCGTCACCCGCGGTAGCGGCGTATCGGTTCACCGCAGCGACTGCGTCAACGTGGAGTCACTGTCCCGCGAGCCGGAGCGCATCCTCGACGTCGAGTGGGCGCCCACCCAGTCCTCGGTCTTCCTGGTCGCCATCCAGGTCGAGGCGCTGGACCGCTCCCGGCTCCTGTCGGACGTCACCCGCGTTCTGTCGGACCAGCACGTCAACATCCTGTCCGCGGCCGTCCAGACCTCCCGCGACCGCGTTGCCACCTCCCGCTTCACCTTCGAGATGGGCGACCCGAAGCACCTCGGACACGTCCTGAAGGCCGTGCGGGGCGTGGAGGGCGTGTACGACGTGTACCGCGTGACCTCGGCGCGCAGCCGCTCATGA
- a CDS encoding adenine phosphoribosyltransferase, whose protein sequence is MTGIEELLLSRIRDVADHPEPGVMFKDITPLLADPAAFTALTDALAEIAGNTGATKVVGLEARGFILGAPVAVRAGLGFIPVRKAGKLPGATLRQAYDLEYGSAEIEVHAEDLTSGDRILIVDDVLATGGTAEAAIQLIHRAGAEVAAVAVLMELGFLDGRSRLEAPLNGAPLEALLQL, encoded by the coding sequence ATGACGGGCATCGAGGAACTGCTGCTCAGCCGTATCCGCGATGTGGCCGACCACCCGGAGCCGGGTGTGATGTTCAAGGACATCACCCCGCTCCTGGCGGACCCGGCGGCGTTCACCGCGCTCACCGACGCGCTGGCGGAGATCGCCGGGAACACCGGTGCCACCAAGGTCGTGGGCCTGGAGGCCCGTGGCTTCATCCTCGGCGCCCCCGTAGCCGTCCGTGCGGGCCTCGGGTTCATCCCGGTGCGCAAGGCGGGCAAGCTCCCCGGGGCGACCCTGCGCCAGGCGTACGACCTGGAGTACGGTTCGGCGGAGATCGAGGTGCACGCGGAGGACCTCACGTCCGGCGACCGCATCCTGATCGTCGACGACGTGCTGGCCACCGGCGGCACGGCCGAGGCCGCGATCCAGCTCATCCACCGGGCGGGTGCCGAGGTTGCGGCCGTCGCGGTCCTGATGGAACTCGGCTTCCTCGACGGCCGCTCCCGCCTGGAAGCGCCCCTGAACGGAGCGCCCCTGGAGGCTCTCCTCCAGCTCTGA
- the secF gene encoding protein translocase subunit SecF, protein MSKLGNLGARLHRGEVSYDFIGHRKLWYGISILITITAIVGLAVRGLNMGIEFQGGAVFTTPKGMTASVSQAEEYAKDASGHDAIVQKLGNGSMRIQIAGIDTGKSDQIKQTLAKDLNLNPEKLAADLVGPSWGEQIASKAWQGLAIFMVLVVIYLAIAFEWRMAIAALVALIHDITITTGIYALVGFEVTPGTVIGLLTILGYSLYDTVVVFDSLKEQTKDITKQTRFTYSDIANQSINGTLVRSINTTVVALLPVAGLLFIGGGFLGAGTLNDISLSLFVGLAAGAYSSIFIATPLVADLKEREPQMKALRKRVLAKRAQAAAEEELAENRSVAAGEPEDTAAAVVGPRAQSASRNRGRGRPSGKRR, encoded by the coding sequence ATGTCGAAACTCGGCAACCTCGGCGCCCGACTGCACCGTGGTGAGGTCAGCTACGACTTCATCGGCCACCGCAAGCTCTGGTACGGCATCTCCATCCTGATCACCATCACGGCCATCGTCGGCCTGGCGGTGCGCGGCCTGAACATGGGCATCGAGTTCCAGGGCGGAGCGGTCTTCACGACGCCCAAGGGCATGACCGCCTCGGTGTCGCAGGCGGAGGAGTACGCGAAGGACGCCTCCGGCCATGACGCGATCGTGCAGAAGCTCGGCAACGGCAGCATGCGCATCCAGATCGCCGGCATCGACACCGGCAAGTCCGACCAGATCAAGCAGACGCTGGCCAAGGACCTGAACCTCAACCCGGAGAAGCTCGCGGCCGACCTGGTCGGCCCCAGCTGGGGTGAGCAGATCGCCTCCAAGGCCTGGCAGGGCCTGGCGATCTTCATGGTCCTCGTCGTGATCTATCTGGCGATCGCCTTCGAGTGGCGCATGGCCATCGCGGCACTCGTCGCGCTGATCCACGACATCACGATCACGACCGGTATCTACGCCCTGGTCGGCTTCGAGGTCACTCCCGGTACGGTGATCGGTCTGCTGACGATCCTCGGTTACTCGCTCTACGACACGGTCGTCGTCTTCGACAGCCTCAAGGAGCAGACGAAGGACATCACGAAGCAGACCCGCTTCACCTACAGCGACATCGCCAACCAGTCGATCAACGGCACCCTGGTCCGTTCAATCAACACCACGGTGGTCGCGCTGCTGCCGGTGGCGGGCCTGCTGTTCATCGGTGGCGGCTTCCTCGGCGCCGGCACGCTCAACGACATCTCGCTGTCGCTGTTCGTCGGCCTCGCGGCCGGTGCGTACTCCTCGATCTTCATCGCCACGCCGCTGGTCGCCGACCTCAAGGAGCGCGAGCCGCAGATGAAGGCCCTCCGCAAGCGCGTCCTGGCCAAGCGGGCCCAGGCCGCTGCGGAGGAGGAACTGGCGGAGAACCGGTCCGTGGCCGCGGGTGAGCCGGAGGACACCGCTGCCGCCGTGGTCGGCCCCCGCGCCCAGTCCGCGTCCCGCAACCGGGGCCGTGGCCGACCCTCGGGGAAGCGCCGATGA